Proteins encoded by one window of Collimonas fungivorans:
- a CDS encoding DUF3857 domain-containing protein encodes MASKSLFLFFLLVFSGFVAAASSDVQSASDKPAPQALSRDKFAENAFEKGVPVPDWVDQISVIPSGLDSNPLTMRLADVYFYVDQQTSIFTHRAIQANEASTLARIGQSEITFQPDYQRVQLHMLRVHRGSQILDKQNEADIRFLRREPELDSGIYGGSVTAAIVINDVRVGDTLEIAYTVIGKNPVFGHRFFDAAAWDNIYPTLKRRITLNAPEGRPIQYRVIGANQKNLPQAKESRVGNRRIVRFEASDMPVTDLESYMPSDYQALRWVQFSEFESWKDVTQWADGLFTVNAAPTALRDAVAAARAESNPRAKVMKALEFVQNEIRYLSVSIGENSHKPYPPEQVLARRYGDCKDKSLLLVAMLRQLGIEAAPVLVSTSHKKDLDQVLPSPQLFDHAIVHVVVQGKSYFLDPTRLGQVGELDRMGQPLAYSQALIIAPGTDKLVSIAPPSNEELITNTRIERVTVQKMSEPVLMSVQLQYAGADAEGMRNGLAQLSPVQLRKFYEGNIAKRYPDAVLLGEPKVSDERNENRVSVEIQFRIRDFFQVNGDRWSLQYEPNNLRGLFHVPNNANRNAPLAVPSFPSIGRYQLEVTLPDEFDARYSPSHATLQNPAFSLSESLSFSGKVIKVTLEMKLLADRLAANDTAAFLSDLNKAGRMLQGTLYIKQTDLRTASANIPSDVPFKQMVIERLEKIVKGTAQVIADAKLTGRDSSAASCERARVEAYLGRNAEAAADIQNAIRQQPNTPEILRCRAELGLVAGDFKASEQDFSRVMSLGLSDDVIFLQRGIANFYLGKQDAAISDFSKAISQAKGSNEKTRAVIWRTLASQRSGMAAVADTAAQTTDEWPGAALAMLSNKTTPEVMLRVVHKESGNALETALAEAYFYLGQHYLQAGDKLKARVYFQHSVDKGVLYSEYHFAARQELARLK; translated from the coding sequence GTGGCATCAAAAAGTCTTTTCCTGTTTTTTTTGCTTGTTTTTTCCGGCTTTGTCGCCGCAGCTTCCAGCGACGTACAATCCGCATCGGATAAGCCTGCTCCTCAGGCATTGTCGCGCGACAAATTTGCGGAAAACGCATTCGAGAAAGGCGTGCCGGTTCCTGACTGGGTGGACCAAATATCGGTTATCCCGAGCGGGCTAGATAGCAATCCGCTCACCATGCGCCTCGCCGACGTTTATTTTTACGTCGACCAGCAAACCTCCATCTTCACCCATCGCGCAATCCAGGCCAATGAAGCATCGACGCTTGCCAGAATCGGGCAATCCGAAATTACCTTCCAGCCGGATTATCAGCGTGTGCAACTGCATATGCTGCGGGTGCATCGCGGCAGTCAGATACTGGATAAACAAAACGAAGCCGATATCCGTTTTCTGCGCCGCGAACCGGAACTGGATTCCGGTATCTATGGCGGGTCGGTAACCGCCGCGATTGTGATTAATGACGTGCGGGTGGGCGATACTCTGGAAATCGCCTACACGGTGATTGGGAAAAATCCCGTATTCGGCCATCGTTTCTTCGATGCCGCGGCCTGGGACAACATCTATCCGACGCTTAAGCGGCGCATTACGCTGAACGCGCCGGAGGGCCGGCCGATTCAATACCGGGTAATCGGCGCCAATCAGAAAAACCTGCCGCAGGCAAAGGAATCCCGGGTTGGCAACAGGCGCATCGTACGTTTCGAAGCCAGCGATATGCCGGTGACCGACCTGGAATCGTACATGCCGTCGGATTATCAGGCATTACGCTGGGTCCAGTTTTCCGAATTCGAATCGTGGAAGGACGTGACGCAGTGGGCCGACGGCCTGTTCACCGTGAATGCGGCGCCGACCGCCTTGCGCGATGCAGTGGCTGCCGCGCGCGCCGAGAGCAACCCGCGCGCAAAGGTAATGAAAGCGCTCGAATTCGTCCAGAACGAGATTCGTTATCTGTCAGTCTCGATTGGCGAAAATTCTCACAAGCCATACCCGCCTGAACAGGTGCTTGCGCGTCGTTACGGCGACTGCAAGGACAAGTCCTTGCTGCTGGTTGCCATGCTTCGGCAGCTCGGCATTGAAGCCGCTCCCGTGCTGGTGAGCACCTCCCACAAAAAAGACCTGGACCAGGTGTTGCCCTCGCCGCAGCTGTTCGACCACGCCATCGTACACGTGGTGGTGCAGGGCAAATCTTATTTTCTTGATCCGACCCGTCTTGGCCAAGTCGGCGAACTGGATCGCATGGGGCAGCCGCTTGCCTACTCGCAGGCATTGATAATTGCGCCAGGCACGGACAAGCTGGTGAGCATCGCCCCGCCGAGCAACGAGGAACTGATCACCAACACCCGGATAGAACGCGTCACCGTCCAGAAGATGAGTGAACCGGTGCTGATGTCTGTCCAGCTGCAATATGCAGGCGCCGATGCGGAAGGAATGCGCAATGGCCTGGCTCAGCTCAGTCCAGTGCAGTTGCGCAAGTTCTATGAAGGCAATATCGCAAAACGTTATCCGGACGCGGTGTTGCTGGGGGAGCCGAAGGTTAGCGATGAGCGCAATGAGAATCGCGTCTCGGTCGAGATCCAGTTCCGTATCCGCGATTTTTTCCAGGTCAACGGCGACAGGTGGTCGTTGCAATACGAGCCAAACAATTTGCGGGGATTGTTCCATGTGCCGAACAACGCGAACAGAAATGCTCCGCTTGCGGTGCCAAGTTTTCCTTCGATTGGCCGCTACCAGCTGGAAGTGACCTTGCCGGACGAGTTCGACGCTCGCTATTCGCCGTCCCATGCCACCTTGCAAAACCCCGCATTCAGCTTGAGCGAGTCGCTGTCGTTTTCCGGGAAAGTCATCAAGGTAACGCTGGAAATGAAACTGCTCGCCGACCGCCTTGCGGCGAACGACACCGCGGCCTTCCTGAGCGATCTGAACAAGGCCGGGCGAATGCTGCAGGGTACGCTGTACATAAAACAAACCGATCTAAGAACTGCCAGTGCAAATATTCCTTCCGATGTGCCATTCAAGCAAATGGTGATCGAACGCCTGGAAAAAATCGTCAAGGGTACTGCACAGGTGATCGCCGACGCCAAGCTGACCGGCCGCGACTCCAGCGCCGCCAGTTGCGAACGGGCGCGGGTAGAAGCTTATCTCGGGCGTAATGCGGAGGCAGCCGCGGACATCCAGAATGCCATTCGTCAGCAACCGAATACGCCGGAGATTTTGCGATGTCGCGCCGAATTGGGACTTGTGGCCGGGGATTTCAAGGCCAGCGAACAGGATTTTTCACGCGTCATGTCTTTGGGGCTGTCGGACGACGTGATTTTCCTGCAACGAGGGATTGCCAATTTTTATCTGGGAAAACAGGATGCTGCCATAAGTGATTTTTCGAAGGCGATCAGCCAGGCCAAGGGGAGCAACGAAAAGACCCGTGCCGTGATTTGGCGCACGCTTGCCTCGCAGCGTAGCGGGATGGCGGCAGTTGCCGACACTGCCGCCCAGACCACGGACGAATGGCCGGGCGCCGCCTTGGCCATGTTGTCGAACAAGACAACACCGGAAGTAATGTTGCGAGTGGTGCACAAAGAGAGCGGCAACGCCCTGGAGACGGCTTTGGCGGAGGCCTATTTTTATCTCGGCCAGCACTATCTGCAGGCAGGCGACAAGCTCAAGGCGCGTGTGTATTTCCAACATTCTGTCGATAAAGGCGTGTTGTACAGCGAATACCACTTCGCCGCACGCCAGGAACTGGCGCGGCTGAAATAA
- a CDS encoding DUF2059 domain-containing protein, whose translation MKFLRYAIFIALALVAVSSFAQEGQELTQAHKATIERMLKGLHAGEIAQIGMKQGFDALEASDPQSAAFAHQIMDGITPSQFLQKLVPVYAKFFSIDDAQAIARFFETPAGIKVSETMLQAFAVGKRPTFEHLSSADRLALGAFEQSHAGQMFGRSGTGIRAETGHMFQDLGQEIVVRKMKKAFAPVVKELDAHLSNDANDNFSAVGASSPVNNQADVFEQVAALALDATKQSQAIATRYQTELQQLGAETVLSPENLVSQAAITDGKRKIQLLNDDLDQFLQSSDDMRKKFFNKMDAISLPPRYKEAFMRGAERSQAAMFDENLRFSENQRTLAELYQRVLDFAEARLGRVTVRDNTLVFSETADLEIFRSLQAQIKVESQREKALNQESRERVKQLMQGMR comes from the coding sequence ATGAAATTCTTGCGCTACGCTATTTTTATCGCACTCGCGCTTGTCGCTGTGTCTTCGTTCGCACAGGAGGGGCAGGAATTAACCCAGGCGCACAAGGCGACCATCGAACGGATGTTGAAGGGGCTTCATGCAGGAGAGATTGCACAAATAGGGATGAAGCAAGGTTTTGATGCTTTGGAAGCATCAGATCCCCAAAGCGCCGCGTTTGCCCATCAGATCATGGATGGAATTACGCCGAGCCAGTTCCTCCAGAAACTCGTTCCGGTATATGCCAAATTCTTTTCCATCGACGATGCACAGGCGATTGCTCGATTTTTTGAGACCCCTGCCGGCATCAAGGTGTCGGAAACCATGCTGCAAGCTTTTGCCGTTGGCAAGAGGCCAACATTCGAGCATCTGTCTTCAGCCGACCGGCTTGCTCTAGGCGCATTCGAACAAAGTCATGCAGGCCAGATGTTCGGCCGCTCGGGAACAGGAATAAGGGCAGAGACCGGACATATGTTTCAAGACCTGGGGCAAGAAATCGTAGTGAGAAAGATGAAAAAGGCGTTTGCTCCTGTCGTGAAAGAACTGGACGCTCACTTGTCGAACGACGCCAACGATAATTTTTCGGCAGTCGGTGCATCGAGCCCTGTCAATAATCAAGCCGACGTCTTCGAGCAGGTAGCGGCGCTTGCGCTGGATGCCACCAAGCAGTCGCAGGCGATCGCGACGCGTTATCAGACAGAGCTGCAACAGCTTGGAGCCGAGACGGTCCTGAGTCCGGAAAACCTGGTATCGCAGGCCGCGATTACGGACGGTAAGCGAAAAATTCAGCTTTTGAACGATGACCTTGACCAATTCCTGCAGTCGAGTGACGACATGCGCAAGAAATTTTTCAACAAAATGGATGCCATCTCGCTGCCTCCCAGATACAAGGAAGCCTTCATGCGAGGAGCCGAGCGAAGCCAGGCGGCGATGTTCGACGAAAACCTGAGATTCAGCGAAAATCAGCGGACCCTGGCTGAGCTGTACCAACGCGTGCTTGACTTTGCCGAAGCACGCCTTGGACGAGTAACTGTCCGCGACAACACATTGGTGTTTTCCGAAACGGCAGACCTGGAGATTTTCCGGTCGCTGCAAGCTCAAATCAAGGTCGAAAGCCAGCGCGAAAAGGCTCTCAACCAGGAAAGCCGGGAGCGCGTAAAACAATTAATGCAGGGCATGCGCTGA
- a CDS encoding energy transducer TonB: protein MMIVSRGFSMLPPVRRQALAAVGAALLSLSGCASLTLAPAYVASSENVYTLASRPASKIALGPFIQNGETLNKLTLRGSPYDSPYNGSYVEYLKAALRTELEAAGKLDETSTLVVSAELLENSLDAASPSENTARISAHVMVMREGYKAFDKVVSAESQWPSSSMDAVAISAARRNYPETVKKFLANLIENRDFQIAIMPLRLPPAAMKASATRVSPDDILPGNCAKPEYPRVALRYEQEGSVTVRLVLDTDGHVIDGMIERSSGFTALDDATMQAWFICRFKPAIRNGVPIKSTVRMKYIWRLE from the coding sequence ATGATGATCGTATCCCGTGGTTTTTCGATGCTGCCGCCGGTACGTCGGCAGGCGCTTGCCGCCGTCGGCGCTGCACTGCTTTCATTGAGCGGTTGCGCTTCGCTTACGCTGGCGCCAGCCTATGTGGCAAGCTCCGAAAATGTGTACACTCTGGCATCCCGTCCGGCAAGCAAGATTGCACTCGGTCCATTCATACAAAACGGCGAAACATTGAATAAGCTGACGCTTCGCGGCAGCCCATATGATTCACCATACAACGGTTCTTATGTCGAATACCTGAAAGCCGCGTTGCGCACTGAGCTGGAAGCGGCAGGCAAGCTGGACGAAACATCTACACTTGTTGTCTCCGCGGAGCTCCTGGAGAATTCCCTTGATGCGGCGTCGCCTTCCGAAAATACTGCCAGGATCAGCGCACATGTCATGGTGATGCGCGAAGGTTACAAGGCCTTCGACAAGGTTGTCAGCGCTGAAAGCCAGTGGCCGTCTTCTTCCATGGACGCGGTTGCAATTTCAGCGGCACGGCGCAACTATCCTGAAACCGTGAAGAAATTCCTGGCGAACCTGATTGAAAATCGCGACTTCCAGATAGCTATCATGCCGTTAAGACTACCGCCCGCAGCCATGAAAGCCAGCGCCACGCGCGTCTCGCCGGACGATATCCTTCCCGGCAATTGCGCAAAACCGGAGTATCCCAGGGTAGCGTTGCGCTATGAGCAGGAAGGCAGCGTCACTGTGAGGCTGGTTCTCGATACCGACGGTCATGTTATCGACGGCATGATTGAAAGAAGCAGCGGCTTCACGGCTTTGGATGACGCCACGATGCAAGCCTGGTTTATCTGTCGTTTCAAACCCGCAATTCGGAATGGCGTACCGATAAAGTCGACAGTAAGAATGAAATACATCTGGCGGCTAGAGTAA
- a CDS encoding porin — MKTFATRISPRISPHFSRIAPAALLALASSASNAQIASTSVTLYGFIDSSVRYQQTKAGNSLSVVDGAELGWAGSRWGLIGSEDLGGGMKAIFNLENGFSLDNGQLNQGGRLFGRTAYIGLSNSYGELTLGRQYNALYYAGSWLSDPTYVSSWSPSVNHQLNYAWDNAIVYTGRFSDFIGHLSYAAGEQAGTQHGSMQAASLMYNGHPFGAAIAYGGINGSGQTTFTAGGYYEIGPVTAQLVHYHTRNEPYTGTRSLITNGIGVIYVPVPAWELTAAYWRTTADGAVDNKFLAVARYSLSKRTKLYVEADTDRNPQSGRLSGGQAGMQYSF; from the coding sequence ATGAAAACATTCGCTACCCGTATTTCTCCCCGCATTTCTCCTCACTTTTCGCGCATCGCCCCCGCCGCCTTGCTGGCCCTTGCATCCAGCGCTTCCAATGCGCAGATCGCCAGCACCAGCGTGACCCTGTACGGCTTTATCGACAGCAGCGTGCGCTACCAGCAGACCAAGGCCGGCAACAGCTTATCGGTGGTGGACGGCGCCGAACTGGGCTGGGCCGGCAGCCGCTGGGGCCTGATCGGCAGCGAGGACCTGGGCGGCGGCATGAAGGCCATCTTCAACCTGGAAAACGGGTTTTCGCTAGACAACGGACAATTGAACCAGGGCGGCCGCCTGTTTGGCCGCACCGCCTATATCGGCTTGAGCAACAGCTATGGCGAGCTGACCCTCGGCCGCCAGTACAACGCTCTGTATTACGCCGGCTCGTGGCTGAGCGACCCGACCTACGTATCCAGCTGGTCGCCGTCGGTCAACCACCAGCTCAATTACGCTTGGGACAATGCCATCGTCTATACCGGCCGTTTCTCCGATTTCATCGGCCACCTCAGTTACGCCGCCGGCGAACAGGCCGGCACCCAGCATGGCAGCATGCAGGCCGCCAGCCTGATGTACAACGGCCATCCGTTCGGCGCGGCGATTGCCTATGGCGGCATCAACGGCAGCGGCCAGACTACGTTTACCGCCGGCGGTTACTACGAGATCGGCCCGGTCACGGCGCAGCTGGTGCACTATCACACCAGGAACGAACCCTATACCGGCACCCGCAGCCTGATCACCAACGGCATCGGCGTCATTTATGTCCCGGTTCCGGCATGGGAACTGACCGCCGCCTATTGGCGCACCACCGCCGACGGCGCAGTCGACAACAAGTTCCTGGCGGTGGCGCGCTACAGCCTGTCGAAACGCACCAAGCTGTATGTCGAGGCCGACACCGACCGCAATCCCCAGAGCGGCCGGCTGAGCGGCGGCCAGGCTGGCATGCAGTATTCGTTTTAG
- a CDS encoding phosphate/phosphite/phosphonate ABC transporter substrate-binding protein produces MRCALPMYPFPAASLDEFWSGLRHYLRLEGVDNVSDRLGQPQDLLQHWQEPDLLLSQTCGYPVSTVLHGKVQVVGAFHFDVPGCEQANYSSSLWVRQEDAAKPLQAFGGTVAACNERHSQSGYHALRSAVAPFAVNGRFFSQVVFSGAHRQSARLVAGGQADIAALDCVSAYFLSRQEPETFSRLAAIGFTALMPGLPLITSSATARATLAALRRALAASVEAPELENARGAMRISGFSILDQQDYRICALKAEQNRTDGLADW; encoded by the coding sequence ATGAGGTGTGCGTTGCCGATGTACCCGTTTCCGGCCGCCAGCCTGGACGAGTTCTGGAGCGGACTGCGCCATTACCTCAGGCTGGAAGGCGTGGACAATGTCTCGGATCGGCTCGGCCAGCCGCAAGATCTGTTGCAGCACTGGCAGGAGCCGGACCTGTTGCTGAGCCAGACCTGCGGTTATCCTGTATCGACGGTTTTACATGGCAAGGTGCAAGTGGTCGGCGCCTTTCATTTCGATGTGCCCGGCTGCGAGCAGGCAAATTACAGCAGCAGCTTGTGGGTGCGGCAAGAGGACGCGGCAAAACCATTGCAGGCGTTTGGCGGCACTGTTGCAGCCTGCAACGAGCGTCATTCGCAATCCGGCTATCACGCGCTGCGCAGCGCGGTTGCGCCATTCGCCGTCAACGGCAGATTTTTCTCGCAAGTAGTATTCAGCGGCGCCCATCGGCAGTCGGCCCGGCTGGTCGCCGGCGGCCAGGCTGACATTGCCGCGCTCGATTGCGTCAGCGCCTACTTCCTGAGCCGCCAGGAGCCCGAGACTTTCTCCCGCCTGGCGGCAATCGGCTTCACTGCGCTTATGCCCGGCCTGCCGCTGATTACCTCGTCGGCTACAGCACGCGCCACGCTGGCGGCGCTGCGCCGAGCCCTCGCGGCCAGTGTCGAGGCGCCGGAACTGGAAAACGCGCGCGGCGCCATGCGCATCAGTGGCTTTTCCATCCTGGATCAGCAGGATTACCGCATCTGCGCACTGAAGGCGGAACAGAACCGGACCGACGGCCTGGCCGACTGGTAG
- a CDS encoding ABC transporter permease, translating to MKRLQRHRWLAVSSLLLLAFTFGMPLTAPLFAAVFPQLARPMYMQDAFTTLVLAHLSIVLLSGAVAVVGGVAAGLLVTRPAGRPFRSSLETVLAISQSFPPVAVLAVAVPLIGFGETPALIALVMYGVLPVAQGAMSGLSSISPAILEIARGIGMNRWQILYRVELPLAAPVILAGVRTSVVINIGTAAIASTVGAKTLGLPIIVGLSGFNTAYVIQGALLVALLAIVADQLFDLLSQRWTPQAGLHGGGNA from the coding sequence ATGAAGCGGCTCCAGCGCCATCGCTGGCTCGCCGTCAGCAGCCTGTTGCTGCTGGCTTTTACCTTCGGCATGCCGTTGACGGCGCCGCTGTTCGCCGCGGTTTTCCCGCAACTGGCGCGTCCCATGTACATGCAAGATGCATTTACCACGCTGGTGCTGGCGCATTTGAGCATCGTGCTGCTGTCGGGCGCCGTTGCGGTTGTGGGCGGCGTGGCGGCGGGCCTGCTGGTGACCAGGCCGGCAGGACGGCCGTTCCGCTCTTCCCTGGAAACGGTGCTGGCGATCAGCCAGTCGTTTCCTCCCGTCGCAGTGCTGGCTGTGGCAGTACCGCTGATCGGTTTCGGCGAAACCCCTGCCCTGATTGCACTGGTCATGTACGGCGTGCTGCCGGTGGCGCAAGGCGCGATGAGCGGCTTATCCTCGATCTCGCCGGCCATCCTGGAAATTGCGCGCGGCATCGGCATGAACCGCTGGCAGATACTGTACCGGGTTGAGCTGCCGCTGGCGGCGCCGGTCATACTGGCCGGCGTACGCACTTCGGTGGTGATCAATATCGGCACGGCGGCGATTGCATCCACCGTCGGCGCAAAGACGCTGGGGCTGCCGATCATCGTCGGCCTGAGCGGTTTCAACACCGCCTATGTGATCCAGGGGGCGCTGCTGGTGGCGCTGCTGGCAATCGTGGCCGACCAGCTGTTTGACCTGTTGTCGCAGCGCTGGACGCCGCAGGCAGGCTTGCATGGCGGAGGCAATGCATGA
- a CDS encoding ABC transporter ATP-binding protein translates to MIEIGEVSKSFNGWPAVSELSLTIKDGEFVVLIGTSGSGKSTLLKLLNRLLEPDSGSIRLHGKPVVEHSPEQLRRRIGYAIQSVGLFPHWTVEQNISAVPVLLKWPKAKIHERVSELLELLHLPPEKFRHRYPDQLSGGQQQRVGVARALAADPDVLLMDEPFGALDPVTRASLQQELANIHKLSGKTIVLVTHDIDEALALGQRIVLMDHGRIVQQGTPRDFLLSPENEFVREFVGQSDVGIRLLGLDKIAGRVRTEPEMAGIELGEPIRSSSTLREALSAFITRKAHSLPVVDEQGRAAGVLHFADLLEAPR, encoded by the coding sequence ATGATTGAAATCGGCGAAGTCAGCAAATCGTTCAACGGCTGGCCAGCGGTCAGCGAGCTGTCCCTGACCATCAAGGACGGTGAATTCGTGGTGCTGATCGGCACTTCCGGCTCCGGCAAGTCGACCTTGCTGAAACTGCTGAACCGTTTACTGGAACCGGACAGCGGCAGTATCAGGCTGCACGGCAAGCCGGTGGTCGAACACTCGCCGGAACAATTGCGGCGCCGTATCGGTTATGCGATCCAGTCGGTCGGCCTGTTTCCGCACTGGACGGTGGAGCAGAACATCAGCGCCGTCCCGGTCCTGCTGAAATGGCCAAAAGCAAAGATCCACGAGCGCGTCAGCGAACTGCTGGAACTGCTGCACCTGCCCCCCGAAAAATTCCGCCATCGTTATCCCGACCAGCTGTCCGGCGGCCAGCAGCAACGGGTAGGCGTTGCACGCGCACTGGCGGCCGATCCCGACGTGCTGCTGATGGACGAACCCTTCGGCGCCCTTGATCCGGTGACCCGCGCCAGCCTGCAGCAGGAGCTGGCGAATATCCACAAGCTGTCCGGCAAGACCATCGTGCTGGTGACCCATGACATCGATGAAGCCCTGGCGCTGGGCCAGCGGATCGTGCTGATGGACCATGGCCGCATCGTGCAGCAAGGCACGCCGCGCGACTTCCTGCTGTCCCCGGAAAACGAGTTTGTACGCGAATTTGTCGGCCAGAGCGACGTCGGCATCCGCCTGCTCGGGCTGGACAAGATCGCCGGCCGGGTACGCACCGAACCGGAGATGGCCGGGATTGAACTCGGCGAACCGATCCGCAGCAGCAGCACCCTGCGCGAAGCCTTGTCCGCCTTCATCACGCGCAAGGCGCACAGCCTGCCGGTAGTCGACGAGCAAGGCCGGGCGGCCGGCGTGCTGCATTTCGCCGACCTGCTCGAGGCGCCGCGATGA
- a CDS encoding ABC transporter permease translates to MTMARLANQPWRVGNVALPSLKLHNPVHLLLVIVAIVAATNLPLLTYAPNRLLSGQGILLSQLAARYWLLALPALPLLAAPWLRPCRLTYIILLTAAAALSGGLLALAGHEAQLRSGEADSLARISFGGAFWLLLLTAWLQLAEALRGFGLGLPARVTLILAALAPIAALLASGYLDSLSLLKEYQNHQEAFNLALLRHLQLVLFSVLPAVLLGALLGALSFRSRRARKLLFPVLNVIQTIPSIALFGLLIGPLALLGSLFPQSGIGGVGLPPALLALTLYSLLPMAHGTLAGLEQVPADVREAASGIGMSPWQIFFRVELPLALPVFLASVRVTTVQAIGLAVVAALIGAGGFGVLMFQGMSSSALDLVLLGVIPVILLAIGVDTLFKVAIAIFRRKIHD, encoded by the coding sequence ATGACCATGGCGCGTCTGGCCAACCAGCCATGGCGCGTGGGCAACGTCGCGCTGCCGTCACTCAAGCTGCACAACCCGGTGCACCTGCTGCTGGTGATCGTCGCTATCGTCGCCGCCACCAACCTGCCCTTGCTGACCTATGCGCCTAACCGGCTGCTCAGCGGCCAGGGTATCTTGCTCAGCCAGCTTGCCGCGCGCTACTGGCTGCTGGCGCTGCCGGCCCTGCCGCTGCTCGCGGCGCCTTGGCTGCGGCCCTGCCGCCTTACTTATATTATCCTGCTGACGGCAGCGGCGGCGCTCAGCGGCGGCCTGCTGGCCCTGGCCGGACATGAAGCCCAGCTACGCAGCGGCGAGGCTGATTCCCTGGCGCGGATCTCGTTCGGCGGCGCCTTCTGGCTGTTGCTGCTGACTGCCTGGCTGCAACTGGCGGAGGCGCTGCGCGGCTTCGGCCTCGGTTTGCCGGCGCGGGTAACGCTGATATTGGCGGCGCTGGCGCCGATAGCGGCGCTGCTCGCATCGGGTTACCTGGATAGCCTGTCGCTGCTGAAGGAATACCAGAATCACCAGGAAGCATTCAACCTGGCGCTGCTGCGCCACCTGCAGCTGGTGCTGTTTTCGGTATTGCCCGCGGTGCTGCTCGGCGCCCTGCTTGGCGCCCTGTCTTTTCGCAGCCGGCGAGCGCGCAAGCTGCTGTTCCCGGTGCTCAACGTCATCCAGACCATTCCCTCGATTGCCCTGTTCGGCTTGCTGATCGGCCCGCTGGCGCTGCTGGGCAGCTTGTTTCCGCAATCAGGCATCGGCGGCGTCGGCCTGCCGCCGGCATTGCTGGCGCTGACCTTGTATTCGCTGTTGCCGATGGCGCACGGCACCCTGGCCGGGCTGGAGCAAGTGCCGGCTGATGTGCGCGAGGCCGCCAGCGGCATCGGCATGTCGCCCTGGCAGATCTTTTTCCGCGTCGAACTGCCGTTGGCGTTGCCGGTGTTCCTGGCCAGCGTCCGCGTCACTACGGTGCAGGCCATCGGGCTGGCGGTGGTGGCGGCGCTGATCGGCGCCGGCGGTTTCGGCGTCCTCATGTTCCAGGGCATGTCGAGCAGCGCGCTGGATCTGGTGCTGCTGGGCGTGATCCCGGTGATCCTGCTGGCCATCGGGGTCGATACGCTATTCAAGGTGGCGATCGCCATCTTCAGGAGAAAAATCCATGATTGA
- a CDS encoding ABC transporter substrate-binding protein, with amino-acid sequence MSLYTRLLAAALATSLAAALLSPMAQAAEPVRVGSKIDTEGALLGNLVQLVLEANGIKTVNRLQLGTTKVVRGALISGEVDIYPEYTGNGAFFFSDEKNPAWKNAETGYQLVKKLDLDKNKLAWLTPSPANNTWLIAVRKDVAQANKLKTLVDLGRWISQGGHFKLAASAEFIERPDALPAFENTYGFKLKQDQLLTLAGGDTAATIKAAAEQTSGVNAAMVYGTDGALAALGLVALDDVKSVQPVYAPTAVIRAEVLAKYPKIADLLKPVFLSLDSPTLQKLNAGIAIEGRDGRKVAGDYLRSKGFIK; translated from the coding sequence ATGAGTCTGTACACTCGCCTGCTGGCCGCTGCCTTGGCCACCTCTTTGGCCGCTGCCCTGCTTTCCCCCATGGCCCAGGCCGCCGAACCGGTCCGCGTCGGTTCCAAGATCGATACCGAAGGCGCGCTGCTGGGCAACCTGGTCCAGCTGGTACTGGAAGCCAACGGCATCAAGACCGTCAACCGCCTGCAGCTGGGCACCACCAAGGTAGTGCGCGGCGCGCTGATCTCGGGCGAGGTCGACATTTATCCTGAATACACCGGCAACGGCGCTTTTTTCTTTTCCGACGAAAAGAATCCAGCCTGGAAAAATGCTGAAACGGGTTACCAGCTGGTGAAAAAACTCGATCTCGATAAAAACAAGCTGGCATGGCTGACGCCGTCTCCCGCCAACAATACCTGGCTGATCGCAGTGCGCAAGGATGTGGCGCAGGCCAACAAGCTCAAGACCCTGGTTGACCTGGGCCGCTGGATCAGCCAGGGCGGCCACTTCAAGCTGGCGGCTTCGGCTGAATTCATCGAGCGCCCGGACGCCTTGCCAGCTTTCGAAAACACCTACGGATTCAAGTTGAAACAGGACCAGCTGCTGACCCTCGCGGGCGGCGATACGGCGGCCACGATCAAGGCTGCCGCGGAACAGACTTCCGGCGTCAACGCCGCGATGGTGTACGGCACCGACGGCGCGCTGGCTGCGCTGGGGCTGGTAGCGCTGGACGACGTCAAGTCGGTGCAGCCGGTCTATGCGCCGACCGCGGTGATCCGCGCCGAGGTGCTGGCGAAATATCCCAAGATCGCGGATCTGCTGAAGCCGGTGTTCCTGTCGCTGGATAGTCCTACGCTGCAGAAACTCAACGCCGGCATCGCCATCGAAGGACGCGACGGCCGCAAGGTCGCCGGCGATTACCTGCGCAGCAAAGGTTTTATCAAATGA